The following DNA comes from Candidatus Latescibacterota bacterium.
ACAATTACTATGTCTCGTTCGGGATAAGCTATACATTCGGCTCGATATACAACAATGTCGTCAACCCGCGGTTCGGGAACTAATCGGCAGGTTCCGGCTCGATCCCCAGCATCTTCTCGATCTCGGCCACTTTTTCGTCATCGCCCGTCTGTCTGAAGAACTGCAGGGCGTTTTGAATTATGACGAGTGTTTCGGAATTCTCAATAATACCGTAGTCTTTTATTACAGAGACGGCTCGTGAGTAAAGGGCCGTTGCTTCTTCATGTTTTTCCCAGCCTGTATAATGGGTCGCCAGGTTGTTCAGGAGCAGTGCGAGAGGGTAGGCGTTGTTCTGCGGGGCCTTACCAAGGATCGATATCGCGCGTTCATACATGGCCGCGGTCTCTTCAGGCCGGTCGAGGTTTTTGTAGAGTCTTGCCATCTTTAATAGTTCGGGCACCATTTCAGCGCTGCCTTTTCCAAGTGAATCCTCCGATATTACGAGGAGCCTGAGGTATAGAGGCTCGGCTTCGGCATACATCTTAAGCCGCATATACAGGATCGAGAGATTTTTCAGAGTCGAGATTGTGCGTGAATCGTCCGGGCCCAGATGTTTCTCTCTGATAGACAGGGCTTCCTTCATAGGTTCTTCGGCTTCCTCCAGCTTGCCTTCCCTGACAAGTGAGGTGGCTCGGTTATTGAGTGAAGCGGCGAGGTTATCCCAGAGTCTTGTAATGGCATTGCGAGCGAATCCCAGAATGTCGTTCTTTTGCCCATCCGAGTTTTCACCGATAGAACGTTCTCTTATCTTGAGGGCTCTTTCACGAAGC
Coding sequences within:
- a CDS encoding tetratricopeptide repeat protein — translated: MKNHFRTLAVSLTFLLLALTVQSRELIAGSGWQDESASDQVSKAETLERLSNKTLALYKAERYTEALPVAEKTLALAEELFGRHHEVTAKSLNNLAQIHVVFGNRSEAEKMFLESIAITEKVSGRDHADITPALKNLAALYFFSSNFDKAEKYYRRLIEIEEQLTGKDHADLTGPLESLANVFEAQERFSEAIKLRERALKIRERSIGENSDGQKNDILGFARNAITRLWDNLAASLNNRATSLVREGKLEEAEEPMKEALSIREKHLGPDDSRTISTLKNLSILYMRLKMYAEAEPLYLRLLVISEDSLGKGSAEMVPELLKMARLYKNLDRPEETAAMYERAISILGKAPQNNAYPLALLLNNLATHYTGWEKHEEATALYSRAVSVIKDYGIIENSETLVIIQNALQFFRQTGDDEKVAEIEKMLGIEPEPAD